Proteins from a genomic interval of Desulfitibacter alkalitolerans DSM 16504:
- a CDS encoding helix-hairpin-helix domain-containing protein: protein MNFQKPHIILVILAAAVIFSSGAYYARMNNTNEPVVFKEKAEMEAEAATGQVVVHVSGQVVNPGIYEFSRDKRVDDAVKKAIPLPDADLDKLNLAEVLRDGQKIHVPSLVKNSQNVQKAVQGNNSGSSQLININTASQNELEKLPGIGPALALRIIDYREQNGGFKNIDEIKQVSGIGEKKYASIKNLITTY, encoded by the coding sequence ATGAATTTTCAAAAACCACATATAATACTTGTTATTCTAGCCGCTGCAGTAATATTTAGCTCCGGTGCATATTATGCAAGGATGAACAATACAAATGAACCTGTAGTTTTTAAAGAAAAAGCTGAAATGGAAGCTGAGGCAGCCACAGGGCAGGTTGTGGTACATGTTTCGGGCCAGGTTGTAAACCCTGGTATTTATGAATTTTCCAGGGATAAAAGAGTTGATGACGCAGTTAAAAAGGCCATTCCCCTTCCTGATGCGGATTTGGATAAATTGAACCTGGCAGAAGTGTTAAGGGATGGACAAAAGATCCATGTTCCATCACTTGTCAAGAACAGCCAAAATGTGCAAAAAGCTGTTCAAGGAAACAACTCTGGCAGCAGCCAACTAATAAATATTAATACAGCCTCACAAAATGAGCTGGAGAAGCTGCCGGGAATAGGTCCTGCCCTGGCATTAAGGATTATAGACTATAGAGAGCAAAACGGCGGTTTTAAGAATATTGATGAGATAAAGCAGGTATCAGGAATTGGTGAAAAAAAGTATGCAAGTATTAAAAACCTGATAACAACCTACTAA